From the Toxoplasma gondii ME49 chromosome VIIa, whole genome shotgun sequence genome, one window contains:
- a CDS encoding dihydrouridine synthase (dus) protein (encoded by transcript TGME49_280780) translates to MPGIAEGEQPLQETARNWDEACGHCLPRQLDTVEENLNSRKRRKIDGDRMCDADSEGTGLAPVSSRQPECVDEKEDGDDSEERKVLGRMPRTTVERPSALSPSRGSSEDSASAAPLFSCLSPDCAASSLPASAPASSSASASSSMSETSSPASPPSSSSDSLLSRTHVCASSDLSLPSRSFLSTSSSVAAGSVSDALPARLAPPLSSCPSGSSSCLSSASSTGCRSSASDSVKLLEAEDSLHFKPRGLADRYCGKWILAPMVRIGILPFRLECLKYGADLVYTEETIDHKLLNSVRTFNEDFSTIDFLHKSEKTCVFSTCLEERGKVVMQLGTSDATRALKAAMLVAQDVAAVDVNMGCPKSFSINGGMGAALLKTPLIATDILKTLRRNLDIPVTCKIRLLDTIHKTIDFARLCENCGIEAIAIHARETHERPSHRAHWDLFPALKSSLAIPLIANGDFLTRRDADVFQEKIGADSLMFARGAMWDPSIFSWKKGTTKNVVAEFDSDSSAALSCEKETPSLYTSDPPPMGQNTDFSHPGSSLPSSESSRVKVMRGYIKRAVVCGAPYQAIKFCLQSMAAQCSSDRNVNLAITSSKSTRDLCRALDLDLFYETVFPKLPPHANTLNYHKMRNLPEAASTQRLDSPLAFSSYLS, encoded by the exons ATGCCGGGGATCGCGGAGGGAGAGCAGCCTCTCCAGGAGACAGCACGGAACTGGGACGAGGCCTGCGGGCATTGCCTGCCTCGGCAGTTGGACACCGTCGAAGAGAACCTCAATTCGAGGAAGCGGCGGAAGATAGATGGAGACCGCATGTGCGACGCAGACTCAGAGGGGACTGGGCTCGCGCCGGTTTCTTCGCGACAACCAGAATGCgtcgacgagaaggaagacggagacgacagcgaggagaggaaggtgCTTGGACGCATGCCTCGAACGACGGTCGAAAGGCCATCTGCTCTGTCGCCCTCAAGAGGTTCTTCAGAAGACAGTGCGTCGGCTGCTCCGCTCTTCTCATGTCTTTCTCCAGACTGCgcagcgtcttctctccctgcttccGCGCcagcgtcttcgtctgcatcggcgtcttcttccatgTCGGAaacttcttctcctgcctctccgccctcctcctcgtctgattctctcctctcgcggaCGCATGTCTGCGCTTCGTCAGATCTGagtcttccctctcgttctttcctctccacttcctcgtcAGTCGCCGCCGGCTCGGTCTCCGACGCCCTTCCCGCTCgcctcgcgcctcctctctcttcttgcccttccgggtcttcttcctgtctctcgtctgcttcttccacgGGATGCCGTTCCTCCGCGAGCGACTCCGTGAAGCTCTTGGAAGCCGAAGACTCTCTTCACTTCAAACCGCGCGGCCTTGCGGATCGCTACTGCGGGAAGTGGATTCTGGCGCCCATGGTTCGCATTGGCATTCTCCCTTTTCGTCTCGAGTGCCTCAAATACGGAGCAG ACCTAGTCTACACCGAAGAGACCATTGACCACAAGCTTCTTAATTCTGTCCGAACGTTCAACGAAGATTTCTCCACGATAG ACTTTCTCCacaaaagcgagaaaacaTGCGTCTTTTCAACCTGCTTGGAAGAGCGAGGGAAAGTCGTAATGCAGCTCGGAACATCGGACGCCACGCGAGCTCTCAAGGCTGCCATGCTGGTTGCTCAG GATGTAGCCGCAGTCGACGTCAATATGGGCTGCCCAAAGAGCTTCTC AATCAACGGCGGCATGGGAGCAGCACTGCTGAAGACTCCCCTGATTGCGACGGACATTTTGAAGACACTCCGACGAAACCTGGACATCCCCGTGACATGCAAAATTCGGCTGCTCGACACGATTCACAAG ACAATCGATTTCGCGAGACTCTGTGAGAATTGCGGCATCGAAGCCATTGCGATTCACGCGCGG GAGACTCACGAGCGACCGTCACACCGTGCTCACTGGGACCTTTTCCCG gCTCTCAAGTCCTCGCTGGCGATTCCCCTCATTGCGAACGGTGACTTCCTGACCCGGCGCGACGCCGACGTCTTTCAG GAGAAGATCGGAGCGGACAGTCTCATGTTTGCTCGAGGAGCGATGTGGGATCCCAGCATTTTCTCATGGAAGAAAGGGACCACGAAAAACGTGGTCGCGGAGTTTGATTCGGACTCCTCTGCGGCGCTGTCgtgcgagaaggaaacgccgTCGCTATATACATCAGATCCCCCACCGATGGGGCAAAACACGGATTTCTCTCATCccggttcttctctgccaTCCAGCGAATCGAGCCGAGTAAAGGTCATGCGGGGCTACATTAAGAGA GCGGTGGTCTGTGGGGCGCCGTACCAGGCCATCAAGTTCTGTCTGCAAAGCATGGCAGCTCAG tgcagcagcgacagaaacgtAAACCTGGCAATCACGTCGAGCAAGTCCACTCGGGACCTCTGCAGGGCACTGGACCTTGATCTCTTCTATGAGACCGTGTTCCCCAAGTTGCCGCCTCACGCAAACACTTTGAACTACCACAAAATGCGGAACCTGCCTGAGGCGGCGTCAACCCAGAGACTGGACAGCCCacttgctttttcttcctaTCTCTCATGA
- a CDS encoding phosphatidylinositol n-acetylglucosaminyltransferase (encoded by transcript TGME49_280790~Predicted trans-membrane domain (TMHMM2.0):602-625:857-880:1005-1028:1040-1063:1082-1102:1141-1164:1173-1196:1251-1274), with product MNVSSHPFRLFVPVEFLSSSSGWIAGWILGDSTAVVAVLLPPLPLAVARRLLADSEKLTARSSSSLTQSTGMTDVLEEERDADAECEGDGSGDEHEAESVALAGGPATPGNTVGGRVEAPQRSRPLRNSMRGPRPGMCSAERKGSTEARVSPPLRILGWWRGRDNTDAPEASCSLSVTEPGEIARSEMSYRILEKHSLSEQNSNASEDTLRTDAGQTVSAETLKGKSPKVRFACAKEALWIDIATHPKTGLPVPSFSRLSHRRGSESGSACSLLSPPPGSECPSPDPQVSPSGLGNGSSFSACRGPSGASVLDRQRDWTAKPVQIFLLRLPRHHGFSSYDDPRDGPMSVVSSDSSAGCFVKTHQLIEALQRPLLWREVAGSPRKTQETSEQKSGSEAWRLSAPPTETHRQGGAACVPPQRGGGLRGEPGGAKKDAAAPSSLSDSEDDAPEVVSQLVSQQASVSRDGADEEPVRDEEVEATETAGEDARGADVLQKSQESLEVVLHHLQRTAMVVASVSRTLQSWRERERRSWVCARQQRRDGQQDEPACAGKESRGDQKSSIPFFASLSSPVAAFSPHVSLTLERPTRGGWGTVKKGLSSLAFFFVYFFFRFFEVLWLHLVLAVYPTADSRLARARRSHRPPREGGKKSEGTGAKALGSEAPQTFFWGTADHILSSLSSLAACAPLLRRCMDMRERDHAVPSDAHQQQTENSRVGRSASVPGNRRKPKNRSQGSCLSSEIECPDTTRLRESPSGELACCSCSEETSEDRLSERGAVERPQGSVHARKGSRTNSEGRETHPVLLKQSRGKTPEPSRCSRCDFFSSMSASEADRVLLLPSRACRVPQRLPWYLSVAPLRILGVVTAVGLDLLIGLFIPHLLALSVTGLVLPSSCRSCLPFSAFSPLAQTPPDSGRETCSASDLSALLLREFERGNADLHSPQLDPWESCLQPAWRSACPSFSFLHSLGGATAATRTGGMGGRRLADAVRADLSALPLCFSSAASCLLYGPPPSLFALFSRAYCFLHLRLLANHVRWLMDNPAGFKLNPNLGSILGSLILTTLHYWNEAASFLYDLCVDLYGSRGSLALPLALLLSIFSFLSVWLQVDSDRPLALLQKENCHRSSGDLDDDGCPGPLLRPVVNLVSCSAFHIGVEFVTLAFGAALTWRGPTRGWAWGGAFFFATAADLMLFSTAHVFYVYMVCAKLMETSWQSLCTLFTMFRGKKRNILRHRVDTLEFELDQLLMGCILFTIMSCLFPTFFLFYFSFAIIWLSILFVHSMLRLAALLVRRLPLSLLLLRLIYPGLFPGSISVRVLEDGSCTKPFGEEVADGEKQSRPGGASERGSRTASSTQVQTGKEESTCRGAALLNDGSEEGDSRSRPQVEDSLDSAFVSSGELTRHSLNSAQAKTHSTGTLIEKAGKQAVRYRVDPVVRFAGQNPITYIELQTHPVTWGEILLPTVKEALEQTFWPFSPSTLFPSLFSGKLIHFKKTTGKAE from the exons ATGAACGTGTCTTCCCACccgtttcgcctcttcgttcCCGTAGAatttctgtcttcgtcttcaggaTGGATAGCGGGGTGGATTCTGGGCGATTCCACCGCGGTCGTGGCTGTTCTGCTCCCGCCCCTGCCGCTCGCGGTTGCCAGGCGCCTCCTTGCAGACTCGGAGAAACTCACCGCGCGCTCGTCCAGCTCTTTGACGCAGAGCACGGGGATGACCGACGTTCttgaggaggagagagacgccgatGCAGAGTGCGAAGGAGATGGATCTGGAGATGAGCATGAAGCCGAGAGTGTCGCCTTGGCTGGCGGACCTGCAACGCCTGGCAACACCGTCGGAGGGAGAGTGGAGGCACCTCAGAGGAGTAGACCCCTACGCAACAGCATGCGCGGACCTCGACCAGGAATGTGTAGTGCTGAACGAAAGGGCAGCACGGAggctcgtgtctctcccccGTTAAGAATTTTAGGCTGGTGGCGGGGCAGAGACAACACAGACGCTCCAGAAGCCTCTTGTTCCTTATCTGTCACCGAGCCTGGCGAGATCGCGCGTTCAGAGATGTCATATCGCATCCTAGAAAAGCACAGTTTGTCGGAGCAGAACTCGAACGCGAGTGAAGACACCCTTCGAACAGACGCTGGACAGACGGTCTCCGCTGAAACTCTGAAGGGGAAGTCTCCTAAGGTGCGTTTCGCCTGTGCAAAAGAGGCCCTCTGGATCGACATCGCGACTCACCCGAAAACAGGCCTTCCGGTTCCGTCgttctctcggctttctcATCGCCGAGGCTCTGAGTccggctctgcatgcagtctcctctctcctccccccGGGTCCGAGTGCCCCTCTCCCGACCCTCAGGTGTCTCCCTCCGGCCTCGGAAACGGctcgtctttctcggcgTGCAGAGGGCCATCCGGCGCCTCCGTTctcgacagacagagggaCTGGACTGCGAAGCCGGTCCAGATTTTTCTCTTGAGGCTGCCGCGTCATCATGGCTTCTCGTCTTATGACGATCCGAGGGACGGACCGATGTCGGTTGTTTCCTCCGACTCTTCGGCCGGCTGTTTCGTTAAAACTCACCAGCTGATAGAGGCCCTGCAACGCCCGCTGTTATGGAGAGAAGTTGCGGGGTCGCCGCGCAAAACGCAGGAAACGTCGGAGCAGAAGAGCGGCTCCGAAGCGTGGCGACTGTCGGCGCccccgacggagacacacagacagggCGGAGCCGCATGCGTCCCCCCCCAGCGCGGCGGAGGACTCCGCGGGGAGCCAGGAGgggcgaagaaagacgctGCGGCACCCAGCTCGTTGTCGGATTCCGAAGACGACGCCCCTGAAGTTGTTTCGCAACTCGTCAGCCAGCAAGCGAGCGTTTCGAGAGACGGTGCAGATGAGGAGCCGGTGCGCGAcgaagaagtggaggcgacggagaccgCGGGCGAGGACGCCAGGGGCGCAGATGTCCTTCAGAAAAGCCAGGAAAGCCTCGAAGTAGTACTGCACCATTTGCAACGCACGGCGATGGTGGTGGCGAGTGTCTCGAGGACGCTGCAGAGTtggagagagcgcgagcgcCGGTCTTGGGTGTGTGCGAGGCAGCAGCGGAGAGACGGACAGCAGGACGAGCCGGCTTGCGCGGGGAAGGAGAGCCGGGGAGACCAAAAATCCAGCATCCCCTTTTTCGCGTCGCTCAGCTCTCCCGTGGCGGCGTTTTCTCCTCACGTCTCCTTGACGCTGGAGCGCCCGACTCGTGGGGGCTGGGGCACAGTAAAGAAAGGGCTATCGAGTCTCGCATTCTTCTTTGTTtacttcttcttccgcttcttcgaggTGCTGTGGCTCCACCTCGTCCTCGCCGTGTACCCCACGGCAGACAGCCGTTTGGCGCGAGCGCGGCGCTCGCACAGACCTCCTcgcgaaggaggaaaaaagtCCGAGGGAACTGGAGCCAAGGCGCTCGGTAGTGAGGCGCCTCAGACCTTCTTCTGGGGAACTGCCGACCAcattctctcgtctctctcttcgctcgcggCTTGTGCGCCTCTGCTGCGGCGGTGCATGGACATGCGAGAGCGGGACCATGCCGTTCCGTCGGACGCGCATCAGCAACAGACTGAGAACTCGAGGGTCGGGCGCAGCGCTTCTGTCCCCGGCAATCGAAGAAAGCCGAAAAACCGATCTCAGGGGTCATGTCTCAGTTCAGAGATAGAATGTCCCGACACGACTCGCCTTCGAGAGTCGCCGTCTGGAGAACTTGCGTGCTGTTCCTGCTCGGAAGAGACTAGCGAAGATCGCTTGAGCGAGAGGGGGGCAGTGGAGAGACCGCAGGGttccgtgcatgcgcggaaaGGGTCCAGGACGAATTCGGAAGGTCGAGAAACGCACCCAGTCCTTCTTAAGCAGTCAAGGGGAAAGACACCAGAGCCATCGCGGTGCTCTCGGTGCGACTTTTTTTCGTCGATGTCGGCGTCTGAAGCCGACCGCGTTCTTTTGTTACCTTCCCGAGCGTGTCGCGTCCCGCAACGCCTGCCTTGGTACTTGTCTGTGGCACCGCTGCGAATTTTGGGTGTCGTCACGGCCGTCGGTTTGGATTTGTTGATTGGCTTGTTCATTCCTCACTTACTCGCGCTTTCAGTCACAGGGCTCGTTCTCCCCTCCTCCTgtcgctcctgtctccccttctcagccttctctccgttggCACAGACGCCGCCAgacagcgggagagagacatgttCTGCGTCGgatctctctgctctgctcCTGCGCGAGTTCGAACGAGGGAACGCCGACCTCCACAGTCCCCAGCTCGACCCATGGGAGTCGTGTCTGCAACCAGCATGGCGCTCGGCCTGtccctctttttcgtttctccactcCCTAGGAGGGGCGACGGCTGCCACTCGCACTGGCGGCATGGGCGGTCGTCGCCTTGCGGACGCAGTCCGCGCCGAcctttctgctctccctctctgtttctcgtctgcagcgagctgtctcctctaCGGCCCAcctccgtctctgtttgcgctcttctcgcgcgcctACTGCTTCCTGCacctgcgcctcctcgccaACCACGTGCGTTGGCTGATGGACAATCCGGCGGGGTTCAAGCTGAACCCAAATCTCGGGAGCATCCTCGGCTCTCTCATCTTGACCACTCTGCACTACTGGAACGAGGCGGCGTCCTTCCTTTACGACTTGTGCGTGGACTTGTATGGATCGAGAGGGTCGCTGGCGCTGCCGCTCGCGTTGCTGCTGTCgatcttctcgtttctctccgtctggcTGCAAGTCGACAGCGACCGACCCCTTGCCCtgctgcagaaagagaactgCCACCGCAGTTCGGGAGACCTCGACGACGACGGGTGCCCGGGACCGCTTCTCCGGCCGGTGGTCAACCTCGTCTCGTGCTCGGCCTTCCACATAGGCGTTGAATTCGTCACGCTGGCCTTCGGCGCCGCCTTGACTTGGCGCGGCCCTACGCGGGGCTGGGCCTGGGGCggcgcgttcttcttcgccactGCCGCGGACTTAATGCTCTTCTCAACTGCCCACGTCTTCTACGTGTACATGGTTTGCGCCAAACTGATGGAGACGTCCTGGCAGAGCCTCTGCACGTTGTTCACCATGTTTCG aggaaagaagcgcaATATTTTGCGTCACCGGGTAGATACCCTGGAGTTTGAGCTTGACCAACTGCTGATGGGATGCATCCTCTTTACCATCATGAGTTGCTTGTTCCccactttcttcctcttttaCTTCTCTTTTGCGATTATTTGGCTCTCGATCCTCTTCGTCCACAGCATGTTGCGACTGGCGGCGCTGCTGGTCcgccgtctgcctctctctcttcttctgctgcgccTCATCTACCCTGGGCTCTTTCCTGGGTCGATTAGTGTCCGTGTGCTTGAGGACGGCAGCTGCACAAAGCCATTTGGGGAGGAAGTTGCAGATGGCGAGAAGCAGTCTCGGCCAGGTGGCGCCAGTGAAAGAGGGAGCCGGACGGCTTCATCTACCCAAGTGCAaacggggaaagaagaaagcactTGCAGAGGGGCCGCATTGTTGAACGACGGTTCGGAAGAAGGAGATTCACGAAGTCGGCCTCAAGTGGAAGACAGCTTAGATTCAGCGTTCGTTTCCAGTGGCGAGTTGACCAGACACTCACTCAACAGCGCACAAGCGAAAACACACTCCACTGGGACTCTCATTGAGAAGGCAGGAAAACAGGCCGTCCGGTATAGGGTAGATCCAGTTGTGCGATTTGCCGGTCAGAATCCAATAACGTACATCGAGTTGCAGACTCATCCAGTGACCTGGGGCGAAATCCTACTCCCCACGGTCAAAGAGGCACTCGAGCAAACCTTCTGGCCCTTCTCGCCAAGCACGCTTTTCccgtcgctcttttctgGAAAGCTGATCCATTTCAAAAAGACAACCGGAAAGGCAGAGTAA